One part of the Halopenitus persicus genome encodes these proteins:
- a CDS encoding IclR family transcriptional regulator: protein MTTPNQLTTALTALEVLEILEAEGEVGPSKLADRLDIARPTAYKYLATLVEGGYARNDDGVYRPSYKILGLGSRLKYRQTLFKVGQEPLRRLASKLEEPAFLGIEESGEWIVLHREGDVASLDLRTYSGLRLPLHTHAAGRVVLANMNPEQRDSMIMSQELEARTEKTTTNPKELATELDRIREQSYAITWDEQALGVGTAARPISAEGEFLGTVSIATLTSKMQDQDNQDRILGLLKEAAEETLLNYRHR from the coding sequence ATGACCACGCCAAACCAACTCACGACAGCCCTGACAGCGTTGGAGGTTTTGGAGATACTCGAAGCTGAAGGCGAGGTCGGCCCATCCAAATTAGCTGACCGATTGGACATTGCTCGGCCGACAGCATATAAATACCTCGCGACACTGGTCGAGGGAGGATATGCACGAAACGACGATGGTGTATACCGACCGAGCTACAAGATATTAGGTTTGGGCAGCCGATTGAAATATCGACAAACGCTCTTTAAGGTCGGGCAAGAGCCACTCCGGCGATTGGCATCCAAGCTTGAGGAGCCAGCGTTTCTCGGAATTGAAGAATCCGGTGAGTGGATCGTTCTTCACAGGGAAGGTGACGTCGCTTCCCTAGATTTGCGTACCTACTCCGGTCTACGGCTACCTCTCCATACACACGCGGCAGGGAGAGTCGTATTGGCGAATATGAATCCGGAGCAACGCGATTCGATGATTATGTCCCAAGAGTTGGAAGCCAGAACGGAAAAAACGACGACGAATCCGAAGGAGTTAGCGACTGAATTAGACCGGATTCGTGAGCAGAGCTACGCCATAACTTGGGATGAACAAGCACTTGGTGTGGGAACTGCTGCGCGACCGATCTCCGCGGAAGGAGAATTCCTAGGCACGGTTTCAATAGCCACACTCACGTCAAAAATGCAGGATCAAGACAATCAAGATCGAATACTTGGGCTCCTAAAAGAGGCAGCAGAGGAGACGCTGTTGAACTACCGGCACAGATAG
- a CDS encoding ABC transporter ATP-binding protein encodes MGSSNTYTHLLELDDVRSGYGETEVLNGISMTVDEGEVVALIGRNGAGKTTTLRTIMGHIIPTTGMINYRGDDISQRDVAKTAQQGITLVPEDRQIFPGLSIRENAKISEVGPTHNEGWDVDDALSLFANLEGKENRPGSALSGGEQQMLAIARALVSGPELLVLDEPTEGLAPKIVDEVAGIIADLKSRGLTILLVEQNVETAIDLADRVYVLDRGEIVFEGTTKEFNANEQIKERYLGVSE; translated from the coding sequence ATGGGATCAAGCAACACTTATACCCACCTCCTGGAGTTGGATGACGTCCGCTCGGGATATGGCGAAACGGAAGTTCTGAACGGAATCTCTATGACGGTAGACGAAGGTGAAGTCGTTGCGCTCATTGGTCGGAATGGAGCCGGGAAAACGACCACCCTTCGCACAATTATGGGTCACATAATACCGACTACAGGTATGATCAATTATAGAGGGGATGATATATCACAGAGAGACGTCGCCAAAACGGCACAGCAAGGAATCACCCTTGTCCCGGAGGATCGCCAGATATTCCCCGGTCTTTCGATCCGGGAGAACGCTAAGATCTCGGAAGTAGGACCAACACACAACGAAGGCTGGGACGTTGATGACGCCCTTTCGCTGTTTGCGAATTTGGAAGGGAAGGAGAACCGACCGGGAAGTGCATTGAGCGGTGGTGAGCAGCAAATGTTAGCGATCGCGAGAGCACTCGTCTCCGGTCCGGAATTACTGGTGTTGGACGAACCAACCGAGGGGTTAGCACCCAAGATCGTCGACGAGGTCGCTGGGATCATCGCTGATCTCAAATCACGAGGACTGACGATCCTGCTCGTCGAACAGAACGTTGAAACCGCCATTGATCTGGCGGATAGAGTGTACGTCCTTGACCGAGGGGAGATCGTGTTTGAGGGAACGACGAAGGAGTTCAACGCGAATGAGCAAATCAAGGAGCGTTACTTAGGGGTGTCCGAGTAA
- a CDS encoding SDR family NAD(P)-dependent oxidoreductase yields MTDRTFIITGGSGGLGKATSEELGRNGHTVVVNDLPTQKENAEAIAQSVEDAGGTATIHLGDVSNIEYTDKLINTVIDTYGRLDGVINYAGLLRDAYLTEMTASDWEDVISVHLRGHFGLLRSAAGVWSDTVEERSDPRSFVCVTSPSALGNVGQANYSAAKAGVLGLMRTAAAELEQFDVHVNALLPIAYTKMTENILDPDEYPPEKVAPVAAFLANAKAADMTGCTVRAAGDSVGIVSNPELERVGFCSGGWSTDELYERREQIFGDQSNRYRTNTQV; encoded by the coding sequence ATGACAGATCGGACGTTCATTATTACTGGCGGATCCGGCGGACTGGGTAAAGCAACCAGTGAAGAACTGGGCCGAAACGGTCATACGGTCGTCGTAAACGATCTGCCAACTCAGAAGGAGAATGCCGAAGCTATTGCGCAGTCAGTGGAAGATGCCGGTGGCACTGCAACGATTCATCTCGGAGACGTAAGCAATATAGAATATACGGATAAGTTAATAAATACAGTTATTGACACGTACGGGCGGCTCGATGGTGTAATCAATTATGCTGGATTGCTTCGCGATGCCTATTTGACCGAGATGACGGCATCCGACTGGGAAGATGTAATCTCCGTTCATTTACGAGGACATTTCGGACTTCTTCGAAGTGCGGCTGGAGTATGGAGTGACACCGTCGAAGAGCGTAGCGATCCTCGTTCGTTCGTCTGTGTGACCAGCCCATCGGCACTCGGAAACGTCGGACAAGCCAACTATTCGGCCGCCAAGGCTGGCGTTCTCGGATTGATGCGGACTGCTGCAGCCGAGCTTGAGCAGTTCGATGTCCACGTTAATGCATTACTTCCGATCGCATATACAAAAATGACGGAAAATATTTTGGATCCAGATGAATATCCTCCGGAAAAGGTTGCACCAGTAGCTGCTTTCCTCGCCAACGCGAAAGCTGCTGATATGACCGGTTGTACGGTTCGAGCTGCGGGAGATAGCGTCGGCATAGTATCCAACCCGGAACTGGAACGAGTTGGATTCTGTTCGGGCGGATGGAGTACCGACGAACTATACGAACGTCGTGAACAGATATTCGGAGATCAGTCAAACAGATATCGAACGAATACTCAGGTTTAG
- a CDS encoding PaaI family thioesterase, translating into MANNSDHPAEDAFCETLDVVFQEVSEGSAIAKMTVTEEHLNFGGVLHGGAAFSLADAAAGAAMQSVLDEDISTALEANISFLSAVDPGQDIVAKADVTHKSRKTGEVTVTLETGDGESVGSYRARAYRITSSQRE; encoded by the coding sequence ATGGCAAATAACTCCGATCATCCGGCTGAGGATGCGTTTTGTGAAACGCTCGACGTGGTCTTCCAAGAGGTTTCTGAAGGGTCAGCAATTGCTAAAATGACGGTAACGGAGGAGCATCTTAATTTTGGCGGGGTCCTTCACGGTGGTGCCGCTTTCTCGCTCGCGGACGCAGCTGCTGGGGCAGCAATGCAATCAGTGCTTGACGAAGACATAAGCACGGCTCTTGAAGCAAACATATCGTTCCTCTCGGCAGTTGACCCAGGTCAAGACATCGTCGCAAAAGCTGATGTAACCCACAAAAGTCGAAAGACCGGTGAAGTAACGGTGACTCTCGAAACGGGGGACGGAGAATCCGTCGGTTCGTATCGGGCCCGTGCGTATCGGATTACATCGTCTCAACGCGAGTAG
- a CDS encoding ABC transporter permease, producing MSLLFEQLLNGLTIGVVYVLIAAGLSVIFGVMDVINFSHGELFALGAYFAISLAAPFGGPGFWLALVVAPLLVGIIGAAIERFTIRPLYGRNPLYQILLTFGLVLVIADVIVLIWGRQQQQFSGPPSLAGSIQIFGFSYSIYNLFIIVFGLALAGAIWYGLNNTRVGLVIRAGAQDREMVQNLGIEIDRYYTLVFGVGSAIAAAGGVVLGGYQSVSPAMGHSVIIPAFVIVVLGGLGSFRGAVAGGLLVGVIQTLTRSYVPLLEGLVVFLLMIAVLLVKPSGLFGDPEWQEAGEEHTTLSTGSGGILTKSQRLRVGAAVVGALLVIPLGTNVLYSPYIVSITSDILIWALFALSLDLVLGYAGLVSLGHAMFYGLGAYTTMLTMLHLTPSVPVALVIAIIVAGIIAWVVGYLSIRVSGIYFAMITLAFAQVFYNLVYKFEWTGSSQGLYGATPMYGIAGIGVAVGDLSLSVGPISISSAEVFYYLLVVIAVCSFLLVRRIMAAPFGSVLKSIRESQKRSRFVGYNVTAHKRNAFVLSGGLAGLAGGLYAISNGFVSPDVLHWLRSGELVVMAVLGGIGTLYGPMLGAGVFIFFEDLLSTYIEQWRMVLGTIFILFVIYVPRGIVSIGPYLRDRGIIDITEQRFERSEIDDD from the coding sequence ATGTCGCTTCTATTTGAGCAGTTATTGAATGGACTGACGATCGGGGTCGTCTACGTTCTCATAGCTGCCGGACTTTCGGTCATCTTCGGCGTAATGGACGTCATCAACTTCTCCCATGGTGAACTCTTCGCGCTGGGTGCATACTTCGCCATCTCGCTGGCGGCCCCGTTCGGCGGTCCGGGATTCTGGCTAGCACTCGTGGTTGCACCGCTACTCGTCGGGATCATCGGGGCTGCCATCGAACGGTTCACCATTCGGCCTCTTTATGGACGGAATCCGCTCTATCAGATCCTCCTCACCTTCGGACTCGTTCTCGTCATCGCCGACGTGATCGTGTTAATCTGGGGGCGTCAACAACAGCAGTTTTCGGGACCTCCATCATTGGCGGGTTCCATCCAAATATTCGGATTCAGCTATTCGATTTATAATCTCTTCATCATCGTTTTCGGCCTCGCACTTGCGGGGGCAATTTGGTACGGTCTGAATAACACGCGTGTTGGGTTGGTCATCAGAGCGGGAGCACAAGACCGAGAGATGGTCCAGAACCTGGGGATCGAAATAGATCGATACTATACGCTCGTTTTCGGTGTTGGTTCAGCGATCGCCGCGGCCGGTGGAGTCGTATTAGGAGGATACCAATCCGTATCCCCCGCAATGGGCCACTCCGTCATTATTCCAGCCTTCGTGATCGTCGTTCTTGGAGGACTTGGTAGTTTCAGAGGCGCAGTTGCAGGTGGGCTTCTGGTTGGGGTCATCCAAACCCTAACGCGCTCATACGTTCCTCTATTGGAAGGATTGGTCGTTTTCCTGCTGATGATCGCTGTTCTCCTAGTCAAACCCTCTGGTTTGTTTGGGGATCCAGAATGGCAAGAAGCCGGAGAGGAGCATACGACGTTATCCACCGGTAGCGGTGGTATCTTGACGAAGTCGCAACGACTGCGTGTCGGCGCCGCCGTAGTCGGTGCATTGCTGGTGATTCCACTCGGGACGAACGTGTTGTACTCCCCGTACATCGTTTCGATAACGAGTGATATCCTGATTTGGGCTCTGTTTGCCCTCAGTCTCGATTTGGTACTGGGGTACGCTGGCCTGGTTTCGCTCGGGCACGCAATGTTCTATGGGCTCGGGGCGTACACGACGATGCTTACAATGCTGCATCTCACACCATCGGTGCCGGTCGCTCTTGTAATCGCGATCATCGTGGCCGGGATAATTGCTTGGGTCGTCGGTTACCTCTCGATTCGCGTGTCAGGAATTTACTTCGCGATGATTACGCTCGCGTTCGCCCAGGTGTTCTACAATTTAGTCTACAAGTTCGAGTGGACCGGTAGTAGCCAGGGGCTCTATGGGGCAACTCCGATGTATGGTATTGCGGGTATTGGTGTCGCGGTTGGAGATCTCTCACTGTCAGTGGGACCAATCAGCATTAGTAGCGCGGAAGTGTTCTATTATCTTCTCGTCGTGATTGCAGTCTGTTCCTTCCTCCTTGTCCGTCGTATTATGGCAGCTCCATTCGGAAGCGTATTAAAATCCATTCGTGAAAGCCAGAAACGCTCGCGGTTCGTCGGGTACAACGTTACTGCCCACAAACGCAATGCGTTCGTTCTTAGCGGAGGACTCGCTGGACTCGCTGGAGGACTATATGCGATCTCCAACGGCTTCGTCTCACCGGACGTCCTCCATTGGCTTCGATCAGGTGAACTCGTCGTGATGGCCGTTTTGGGCGGCATCGGTACGCTGTACGGGCCGATGCTTGGTGCTGGCGTATTCATCTTCTTTGAGGATCTGTTATCCACGTATATCGAGCAATGGCGGATGGTCCTTGGAACAATATTCATTCTATTTGTCATTTATGTCCCTCGAGGAATCGTATCGATCGGCCCGTACCTGAGGGATAGAGGGATCATCGATATTACTGAACAGAGGTTCGAAAGGAGTGAGATCGATGACGACTGA
- a CDS encoding phenylacetate--CoA ligase family protein, translating into MSTPYNENVFSEIEARPWSEVQDLQEKRLIEQVNYLAEHSEFYQKQFSEWGIDASSIETVEDFRRIPFTVKDDERENQTTTTRDQPLGSHQAADRQEINRVMSSSGTTGEPTFFGLTESDLDAWIEMCARSVYAAGVRPDDIFVHAIGRTMVPGGLPYIQGIERIGATAVPAGDGSTERILKTTEKLDADGLFGTASYHQYLIDRAPETVGKEVEEMALDKLIGGGEPGMANPEIRQQLHEEYGADRAAEVMGIGDVGAALSGECEEEDGMHLVCQEYVYVELIDPETEDHIEMEPGAEGELVYTPLNREATPLLRFRSGDYARITGTDECSCGRTSPKIQVIGRADDMLIYKAQNVYPAGIREVLADVEGASSRMKIILPEENKVHFTDPIPVEVVREENTDRTDKEIAEEFASLVRERLKVRIDPSMVSRENVDLSVYKTDLIRVENDD; encoded by the coding sequence ATGTCAACACCATACAACGAGAACGTTTTCTCCGAGATCGAGGCCCGTCCGTGGAGTGAGGTCCAGGACCTACAAGAGAAACGACTGATCGAACAGGTGAACTATCTCGCCGAACACTCGGAGTTCTACCAAAAACAGTTCAGTGAATGGGGAATTGACGCCAGTTCGATCGAAACCGTCGAAGATTTCAGACGGATCCCGTTCACGGTGAAAGACGACGAACGAGAAAACCAGACGACGACCACACGTGACCAGCCTCTCGGATCCCACCAAGCTGCCGATCGGCAAGAGATCAATCGAGTGATGTCCTCGTCCGGAACGACCGGCGAACCGACCTTTTTTGGGCTGACTGAAAGCGACCTTGACGCGTGGATCGAAATGTGTGCTCGATCAGTGTATGCAGCCGGCGTAAGACCGGACGATATATTCGTTCACGCGATCGGTCGAACGATGGTTCCTGGGGGGCTTCCCTACATTCAAGGGATCGAGCGAATCGGCGCGACAGCTGTTCCAGCCGGCGATGGGAGTACTGAACGAATTCTGAAAACGACCGAAAAATTAGATGCAGACGGATTATTCGGGACGGCATCCTACCATCAGTATCTCATTGATCGGGCCCCTGAAACGGTCGGAAAGGAGGTCGAAGAGATGGCTCTGGACAAACTCATCGGGGGTGGAGAACCCGGAATGGCGAATCCGGAGATAAGACAACAATTGCACGAAGAATATGGTGCTGATAGAGCTGCAGAGGTGATGGGAATCGGTGACGTCGGCGCAGCCTTGTCCGGTGAGTGTGAGGAAGAGGACGGGATGCACCTTGTGTGTCAGGAATACGTCTACGTTGAGCTCATCGATCCTGAGACGGAGGACCATATCGAGATGGAACCTGGTGCGGAGGGTGAACTCGTCTACACGCCACTGAACCGAGAGGCAACACCGCTGTTACGCTTCCGGTCAGGTGATTACGCACGAATTACTGGCACGGATGAGTGTTCGTGTGGTCGCACTTCTCCGAAGATCCAGGTTATTGGACGAGCCGATGATATGTTGATATACAAGGCTCAAAACGTCTATCCTGCAGGAATTCGTGAGGTACTTGCCGATGTTGAGGGCGCGAGCTCCCGGATGAAGATCATACTGCCCGAAGAGAACAAGGTCCACTTTACTGATCCAATCCCTGTCGAGGTCGTTCGCGAGGAGAACACGGATCGGACGGACAAAGAGATTGCTGAGGAGTTCGCTTCTCTGGTTCGTGAGCGTCTCAAAGTTCGGATTGATCCTTCGATGGTTTCGAGGGAAAACGTCGATTTATCCGTCTACAAAACCGATCTGATACGCGTTGAGAACGACGACTGA
- a CDS encoding ABC transporter ATP-binding protein has translation MTTERETNIALETRGLTRQFGQLVAVDEVDLTVEKDSFHCIIGPNGAGKTTLFNLLSGALSPTSGSITLNGRDITNTTPEQRVHYGLGRSFQISDVFTNLTVKENIRLGIQSRQYRDLGVVDKLFSPTSTFEDIERRTAEVLEQTHLMEYADTEASALSYGNKRRLEISIVLATDPEVVLLDEPTAGMSRENTMATIEMLQGILADKTLVLVEHDIDLVMELADRITVLHNGATLAVGSPNEIADSEEVNRVYLGET, from the coding sequence ATGACGACTGAAAGGGAGACAAACATAGCCCTCGAAACACGAGGACTCACACGACAGTTCGGTCAATTAGTCGCCGTTGATGAGGTTGACCTCACCGTTGAAAAGGACAGCTTCCACTGTATTATCGGGCCGAACGGTGCAGGCAAGACGACGCTATTTAATCTGCTCTCGGGAGCGCTCAGTCCGACGAGCGGATCGATCACTTTGAACGGACGAGATATAACCAATACGACCCCGGAACAGCGAGTCCATTACGGACTTGGCAGATCATTTCAAATTTCTGATGTATTCACAAATCTCACGGTTAAAGAGAACATTCGGCTAGGAATTCAATCACGACAGTATCGAGATCTCGGGGTCGTGGATAAACTGTTCAGTCCAACATCTACGTTTGAGGACATAGAACGTCGGACCGCCGAAGTGCTCGAACAAACGCATCTAATGGAATACGCCGATACGGAGGCATCCGCCCTATCGTACGGAAATAAACGTCGACTGGAGATCAGCATCGTGCTCGCAACCGACCCGGAGGTCGTCCTCTTGGACGAACCAACAGCAGGGATGAGTAGAGAAAATACGATGGCGACGATCGAGATGCTACAAGGTATACTAGCCGATAAGACGCTTGTACTCGTTGAACACGACATCGACCTCGTTATGGAATTGGCCGATAGGATCACCGTCCTGCACAACGGGGCCACACTTGCCGTCGGAAGCCCCAACGAGATCGCCGATAGCGAGGAAGTGAATCGAGTGTATCTCGGAGAAACCTGA
- a CDS encoding MFS transporter, with protein sequence MSERWLLAWGTGYAAVGAASLLIPLYAIELGAGAFLVGAMASTAAFAGVPGAILWGRLAAKTRRRRPFILVALASVAGVLGVIPLLGSPWTLLVANAALWFVVSAAAPVLNLIVVEGAATADWDVRIGRLNAVQGYGWVAGLVLGTVWTATVARMVPAATAQELLFLVLAAMSAAATLAAVRWYPERPTTSPERFARVFHRLNRPDWGAGRYLRATPYGTTRLYWGIREWVDARRRGRHPGGSFDAPLRRYLIAVALFSVGFAVFWGPMPVYLTESGASTGTVFVLFLLANAGSAVCYSPVGRIVGQRGPYALQAVALGGRTLLFPGVAIVGIAAPAIAPYANAVGFTLIGVTWALIAVTATGIVTRLAAEPVRGYALGAYTAIAGIGTGLGSVLGGGVAEVAGYPATFAGAGLVVLAALGLFQRSIGFDGARSNATA encoded by the coding sequence GTGAGCGAACGGTGGCTTCTCGCGTGGGGGACCGGCTACGCGGCGGTGGGAGCGGCGTCGCTGTTGATCCCCCTGTACGCGATCGAGCTCGGTGCCGGAGCGTTTCTGGTCGGAGCGATGGCCTCGACCGCCGCCTTCGCGGGCGTGCCGGGGGCGATCCTGTGGGGTCGTCTGGCGGCGAAAACCCGACGACGAAGGCCGTTCATCCTCGTCGCGCTCGCGTCGGTCGCGGGTGTGTTGGGAGTCATCCCGCTGTTGGGGTCGCCGTGGACGCTGCTGGTCGCGAACGCGGCCCTCTGGTTCGTCGTCTCGGCAGCCGCGCCCGTGCTCAACCTGATCGTCGTCGAGGGGGCCGCCACCGCCGACTGGGACGTCCGGATCGGCCGACTCAACGCCGTACAGGGATACGGTTGGGTGGCGGGGCTGGTTCTCGGCACCGTCTGGACCGCCACCGTGGCGCGGATGGTTCCGGCTGCGACGGCACAGGAGCTGCTGTTCCTCGTGCTTGCCGCTATGAGCGCGGCGGCGACGCTCGCCGCGGTGCGATGGTATCCGGAGCGTCCCACGACGAGTCCCGAGCGGTTCGCCCGCGTCTTTCATCGGCTGAACCGGCCGGACTGGGGCGCGGGGCGGTACCTCCGCGCGACGCCGTACGGCACCACCCGGCTCTACTGGGGGATCCGGGAGTGGGTCGACGCCCGGCGACGCGGTCGGCATCCGGGCGGATCCTTCGACGCGCCGCTCCGGCGGTACCTGATCGCGGTCGCGCTGTTCTCGGTCGGGTTCGCCGTCTTCTGGGGCCCGATGCCGGTCTATCTGACTGAATCGGGCGCCTCGACGGGAACGGTTTTCGTGTTGTTCCTGCTCGCGAACGCCGGCAGCGCGGTCTGTTACTCGCCGGTGGGCCGGATCGTGGGACAGCGCGGACCCTACGCGCTCCAGGCTGTCGCGCTCGGCGGTCGTACCCTGCTGTTTCCCGGGGTCGCAATCGTCGGGATCGCGGCGCCCGCGATCGCGCCCTACGCCAACGCGGTCGGCTTCACGCTGATCGGCGTGACGTGGGCGCTGATCGCGGTGACCGCGACGGGGATCGTCACGCGGCTGGCCGCGGAGCCGGTCCGCGGCTACGCGCTCGGCGCTTACACCGCGATCGCGGGCATCGGAACCGGCCTCGGGAGCGTTCTGGGTGGGGGCGTCGCCGAGGTGGCGGGATATCCCGCGACGTTCGCCGGCGCGGGACTCGTCGTGCTTGCGGCGCTCGGGCTGTTCCAGCGGTCGATCGGGTTTGACGGAGCCCGATCGAACGCCACGGCGTAG
- a CDS encoding ABC transporter substrate-binding protein, producing the protein MSGCIGGSEGGSTLQFGIMNPMEGPYSGLGSNQRQGYELGIQKINESDEFDFTIDATFENTKSEVSTARQKAQKLVQQDNKDYLSGCVSSAASLAINSFAQEQEILWVPGGGAIQITGSGCNEWSFRAETHSGQIARAFGPWIPKNIGTQGWIHYADYSYGKDINTSFTEQMKASDANVNIVGRSTSQLGATNFSSYISQIENSEAEFVVLGLAGGDLITFVKQAVDAGLKETVTITSPTMCMQAIRNALGEAANGTYGGVRYDPKIDTPANQDFVERYQEEYDGNPDAFARAGFDAIWMTAQGIQEADDTGPATVKDSLPGQEVSSVFGSNTYRECNNQATNPVWVGKNVPSDQGGSSSVELLSQKSGQEAVAPCSEVNCSL; encoded by the coding sequence ATGTCTGGCTGTATCGGCGGTAGTGAGGGCGGGTCTACGCTTCAATTCGGAATTATGAATCCGATGGAGGGACCATACTCCGGCCTCGGGTCAAATCAACGCCAGGGTTACGAGCTGGGTATACAGAAAATCAACGAGAGCGACGAATTCGATTTTACTATCGATGCTACCTTCGAGAACACGAAATCAGAAGTCTCGACGGCTAGGCAAAAGGCACAAAAACTCGTTCAGCAGGACAACAAGGATTACCTCTCCGGATGTGTCTCAAGCGCAGCTAGCTTAGCGATCAACTCCTTCGCGCAGGAACAGGAGATTCTCTGGGTTCCCGGTGGAGGGGCGATTCAAATCACTGGCAGCGGTTGTAACGAATGGAGTTTCCGGGCAGAAACCCACTCTGGTCAGATCGCACGGGCGTTCGGTCCCTGGATCCCGAAGAACATTGGCACCCAAGGTTGGATCCACTATGCGGATTACTCCTATGGAAAGGATATTAATACCTCGTTTACTGAACAGATGAAAGCCTCCGATGCAAATGTAAACATCGTGGGGCGGTCAACCTCGCAGCTCGGTGCAACGAACTTCTCGTCCTACATCAGCCAGATCGAAAATTCGGAGGCCGAGTTCGTCGTCCTCGGTCTCGCCGGAGGCGATCTAATCACGTTTGTCAAGCAAGCAGTTGATGCGGGCCTCAAAGAGACCGTGACGATCACCAGCCCGACGATGTGTATGCAGGCTATCCGGAATGCGCTCGGTGAGGCAGCGAACGGAACCTATGGCGGCGTCCGCTACGACCCAAAGATCGACACTCCAGCCAACCAGGACTTCGTCGAGCGATATCAGGAGGAATACGACGGCAATCCCGATGCCTTCGCTCGTGCCGGATTCGATGCGATATGGATGACTGCACAGGGGATCCAGGAAGCTGACGACACAGGTCCAGCAACGGTTAAGGATTCGCTCCCCGGCCAAGAAGTATCCTCGGTGTTCGGTTCCAATACCTATCGTGAATGCAATAATCAAGCGACTAATCCGGTCTGGGTCGGGAAGAACGTACCAAGTGACCAGGGAGGATCGAGTAGCGTCGAACTTCTCTCTCAAAAGAGCGGACAGGAAGCAGTCGCACCGTGCAGTGAGGTCAATTGTAGCCTCTAA
- a CDS encoding enoyl-CoA hydratase/isomerase family protein, with protein sequence MECTNGSVTVEESEEIAQIILNSSSKVNAIDLETSKDFAEAIKHVESGEYRAAIIRGSDGVYCAGGDLSQDPETFIQAVNVTIDAIIEIHQSGTPYIAAMEEVSVGGGLEIALGCDLRIAAAGTTFALPEASRGIIPPAGAVRFLAQAVGISRARELLLTGRSFSAAEAEEWGLIVESVEEDFSGETRKLAESVASQSPAAVSAITKSLNESYPDPISSAKWDLELARCLASNEDFKEGREAFFEDREPEF encoded by the coding sequence ATGGAGTGTACTAACGGATCCGTTACTGTTGAGGAGTCCGAGGAGATCGCACAGATAATTTTGAACAGTTCATCCAAGGTGAACGCGATTGATTTGGAAACGTCGAAAGATTTTGCCGAGGCAATCAAACACGTAGAATCAGGGGAATACCGGGCGGCGATCATCAGGGGGTCAGATGGAGTTTATTGTGCCGGCGGGGATCTTTCCCAAGATCCGGAAACGTTTATTCAAGCAGTAAACGTGACGATCGACGCCATCATCGAGATTCACCAATCCGGGACACCATATATAGCAGCTATGGAAGAGGTTTCGGTTGGTGGCGGGCTGGAGATTGCGCTTGGCTGTGACCTCCGTATCGCTGCGGCTGGAACGACTTTCGCATTACCTGAAGCGTCACGTGGAATTATCCCACCAGCCGGTGCAGTTCGTTTCCTCGCTCAGGCAGTCGGAATATCTCGTGCGAGGGAACTATTGTTAACAGGCCGCTCGTTTAGTGCGGCTGAAGCCGAAGAGTGGGGTCTCATTGTAGAATCAGTTGAGGAGGATTTCTCCGGCGAAACGAGGAAACTTGCGGAATCGGTTGCATCACAGTCACCGGCTGCCGTCTCAGCAATTACGAAGTCATTGAACGAGTCATATCCGGATCCGATCTCGTCCGCAAAGTGGGATCTCGAACTCGCGAGATGTCTTGCGTCGAACGAGGATTTCAAGGAAGGCAGGGAGGCCTTCTTTGAGGACCGAGAGCCGGAATTCTAA